A single region of the Sphingomonas crocodyli genome encodes:
- a CDS encoding efflux transporter outer membrane subunit, whose product MRKFVGGAALAALLLAGCAPRGINPALKPIGAPEVGLSGGVTGVPVAVDWWKALGDPQLDRIMADALSGSPTLAGAMARMRIAQAGIETARAGTLPSVTASAQEQRTRLPENYIIPPPFGGSTQWVGNAAANVSWSLDFFGKQKAALDEAKASADAAALDAAAARLALSASVAQTYVELARAEQQIKVAADFVTARQRSVTLIQSRIRNQLASNFEARTADTLLAQARQAELRAQAQRETMVHALAALAGRGADYYDTIGTTTLAFDRAVPLPTALPADLLGRRPDLLAGQARIAAASAGRDVAKKAFYPNINLLGSFGFQALGLGNLTEWGSRTYGAGPSLSLPIFEGGRLKADYKRATGQVDVAIAEYNDSVVRAVRDTADAIALVRANQGDAAEQANVLAGLQDVVRLDRTRVETGLASQLDVLESDTRLLAARQAQIDLAANGAIRRIQLVAAIGGDFTPAPALAVANQTPPEAQP is encoded by the coding sequence ATGAGAAAGTTCGTTGGTGGCGCGGCCCTGGCCGCCCTGCTGCTCGCCGGCTGCGCGCCGCGCGGGATCAATCCGGCGCTGAAGCCGATCGGCGCGCCCGAAGTCGGGCTGTCGGGCGGCGTGACGGGCGTGCCCGTGGCCGTCGACTGGTGGAAGGCGCTGGGCGATCCCCAGCTCGATCGGATCATGGCCGATGCGCTGTCGGGCAGCCCGACACTGGCCGGTGCGATGGCGCGGATGCGGATTGCGCAGGCGGGGATCGAAACGGCGCGTGCCGGCACCCTGCCCAGCGTGACGGCGAGCGCGCAGGAACAGCGCACCCGCCTGCCTGAAAATTACATCATCCCGCCCCCCTTCGGCGGATCGACCCAGTGGGTCGGCAATGCCGCCGCCAATGTCAGCTGGTCGCTCGACTTCTTCGGCAAGCAGAAGGCCGCGCTCGATGAAGCCAAGGCATCGGCCGATGCCGCCGCGCTTGACGCCGCCGCCGCGCGGCTCGCGCTCAGCGCATCGGTCGCGCAGACCTATGTCGAACTGGCCCGCGCCGAACAGCAGATCAAGGTCGCGGCCGATTTCGTGACCGCGCGCCAGCGTTCGGTGACGCTGATCCAGTCGCGGATCCGCAACCAGCTGGCGAGCAATTTCGAGGCGCGCACGGCGGACACTCTGCTCGCCCAGGCGCGGCAGGCCGAATTGCGCGCACAGGCGCAGCGCGAAACGATGGTCCACGCGCTCGCCGCGCTCGCCGGCCGCGGCGCCGATTATTACGACACGATCGGCACGACCACCCTGGCCTTCGATCGCGCCGTGCCGCTGCCCACCGCTTTGCCCGCCGACCTGCTGGGCCGTCGCCCCGATCTGCTCGCCGGGCAGGCGCGGATCGCGGCCGCCAGCGCAGGGCGTGATGTGGCGAAGAAGGCCTTCTATCCGAACATCAACCTGCTCGGCTCGTTCGGTTTCCAGGCGCTCGGCCTCGGCAACCTCACCGAATGGGGTTCGCGCACCTATGGCGCGGGTCCGTCGCTGAGCCTGCCGATCTTCGAGGGCGGTCGGCTGAAGGCCGACTACAAGCGCGCGACCGGCCAGGTCGACGTCGCGATCGCCGAGTATAACGACTCGGTCGTCCGCGCGGTGCGCGACACCGCCGATGCGATCGCGCTGGTCCGCGCCAATCAGGGCGACGCCGCCGAACAGGCGAACGTGCTCGCCGGCCTGCAGGATGTCGTCCGGCTTGATCGCACCCGCGTCGAAACCGGGCTCGCATCGCAGCTCGATGTCCTCGAATCCGATACCCGCCTGCTCGCCGCACGGCAGGCGCAGATCGATCTCGCCGCCAATGGCGCGATCCGCCGTATTCAGCTCGTCGCCGCGATCGGCGGCGATTTCACTCCCGCTCCCGCGCTTGCAGTCGCGAACCAGACCCCCCCCGAGGCCCAGCCATGA
- a CDS encoding efflux RND transporter periplasmic adaptor subunit, translating to MPDLSDRNLRRYGIGAGVVALAIVAVGIGTRVMADRELADVAADNDIQSVSVIKPTRGAESDGLVLPGNVQAFNSAALYARSNGFMRRWLADIGDNVSAGQTLAIIDAPDVDQQLAAAQADYQTAAANQSLAQTTAKRWEMMLAKDAVSKQETDEKRGDLAAKTALANAQAANVKRLRALQGFTRITAPFDGVVTQRNAQIGALIVAGNAAAQPIYTVADVHRMRIYVRVPQGYSGQIRQGLHAKLTVPEYPGRTFDAVLTRTAGAVDPTSGTVLVELQVANGDRALKPGSFSQVAFPVHNAGTISLPASALMVRDDGTSVAIVGADGKARVLPVTIARDNGATVDIATGLKGTERVIDSPPDSIENGDAVRAVAAPPPAPAKG from the coding sequence ATGCCTGACCTCAGCGATCGCAATCTCCGCCGTTACGGCATCGGCGCCGGCGTCGTCGCCCTCGCGATCGTCGCGGTCGGCATCGGCACCCGCGTGATGGCCGATCGCGAACTGGCCGATGTCGCCGCCGATAACGACATCCAGTCGGTCAGCGTGATCAAGCCGACGCGCGGCGCCGAAAGCGACGGCCTGGTCCTGCCGGGCAATGTGCAGGCGTTCAACAGCGCCGCGCTCTATGCGCGCAGCAACGGCTTCATGCGCCGCTGGCTCGCCGATATCGGCGACAATGTGTCGGCGGGGCAGACGCTGGCGATCATCGACGCGCCCGACGTCGATCAGCAGCTTGCCGCCGCTCAGGCCGATTATCAGACCGCCGCCGCCAATCAGTCGCTCGCGCAGACCACGGCGAAGCGTTGGGAAATGATGCTCGCCAAGGATGCGGTGTCGAAGCAGGAAACCGACGAAAAGCGCGGCGATCTTGCGGCCAAGACCGCGCTCGCCAACGCGCAGGCCGCCAATGTGAAGCGGCTGCGCGCGCTGCAGGGCTTCACCCGCATCACCGCGCCGTTCGACGGCGTCGTCACGCAGCGCAATGCCCAGATCGGTGCGCTGATCGTTGCGGGCAATGCCGCCGCCCAGCCGATCTACACCGTCGCCGACGTCCATCGCATGCGTATCTACGTCCGCGTGCCGCAGGGCTATTCGGGCCAGATCCGTCAGGGCCTCCATGCGAAGCTGACGGTCCCTGAATATCCGGGGCGCACCTTCGATGCGGTGCTGACGCGCACGGCGGGCGCGGTCGATCCGACATCGGGCACCGTGCTGGTCGAACTGCAGGTCGCAAACGGCGATCGCGCGCTCAAGCCGGGCTCCTTCTCGCAGGTCGCCTTCCCGGTCCACAATGCGGGCACGATCAGCCTGCCGGCCAGCGCGCTGATGGTGCGCGACGACGGCACCAGCGTCGCGATCGTCGGTGCGGACGGCAAGGCGCGCGTCCTGCCCGTCACGATCGCGCGCGACAATGGCGCGACCGTCGATATCGCAACCGGCCTGAAGGGCACCGAGCGGGTGATAGACAGCCCGCCCGACTCGATCGAAAATGGCGATGCGGTCCGTGCGGTCGCGGCGCCTCCG
- a CDS encoding CAP domain-containing protein: MAGSLNGPKLSVLAGACLALLSLGASERTANLNDRLLAAHNRVRAQVGVPPLEWDDRLAGEAGLWGRHLSRIGRLVHSRDSSLNPQGENLWAGTRGYYTPEMMVGLWAAERRYYRPGIFPVNSRTGRLDDVGHYTQLIWRSTKRVGCALTRGKHDEFLVCRYLEGGNVIGESPV, from the coding sequence ATGGCTGGTTCGCTGAATGGACCCAAGTTGTCGGTCCTTGCCGGTGCATGTCTGGCGCTGCTGTCCTTGGGGGCAAGCGAGCGCACGGCCAATCTGAACGATCGGCTGCTCGCCGCGCACAACCGAGTCCGCGCGCAGGTCGGCGTCCCGCCGCTGGAGTGGGACGATCGGCTGGCGGGCGAAGCCGGCCTATGGGGTCGGCACCTCAGCCGGATCGGACGCCTCGTCCATTCGCGCGACTCTTCGCTCAATCCCCAAGGTGAGAATCTGTGGGCCGGCACGCGCGGCTATTATACGCCCGAGATGATGGTCGGCCTGTGGGCGGCCGAGCGCCGTTACTATCGCCCAGGCATCTTCCCGGTGAACAGCCGCACCGGGCGGCTCGACGATGTCGGCCATTACACCCAGTTGATCTGGCGATCGACGAAGCGGGTCGGCTGCGCCCTAACCCGAGGGAAACATGACGAATTCCTCGTCTGCCGCTATCTTGAGGGCGGCAATGTGATCGGCGAGTCACCGGTCTGA
- a CDS encoding LysR substrate-binding domain-containing protein, whose protein sequence is MELRHLRYFVGVAEELHFGRAATRLGISQPPLSQQIRALEDELGVALFERTSRRVTLTEAGTLFLTEARRVLDQADHAIDVARRAQRGELGELSVGFSASVPFNAVVANALSSFREAFPAVRLNLAEMPRGEQLERLREERLDVGFIRGLGEPPITPMMVATPLFDEPLMLAMRSDHPLATRRRAPSIADLRDEAFVLYGSDHGAGFNEHLDELCAKAGFTPRVVQEAAGLTTLLGLVAVGMGITVITRSLAALHPDNIIFRELAGQQVLSSLWLVRRRNLSTAARRFVDLVETGHATHRGD, encoded by the coding sequence ATGGAATTACGCCATCTCCGCTATTTCGTAGGCGTCGCCGAGGAGCTGCATTTCGGCCGCGCCGCAACACGCCTGGGCATATCGCAGCCGCCGCTGAGCCAGCAGATCCGCGCGCTGGAGGACGAACTGGGCGTCGCCTTGTTCGAACGGACCAGCCGGCGCGTGACGCTGACCGAAGCGGGAACCCTGTTCCTGACCGAGGCGCGCCGCGTGCTGGATCAGGCGGATCATGCGATCGACGTAGCCCGGCGCGCGCAACGCGGCGAACTGGGCGAATTGTCGGTGGGCTTCTCGGCCTCCGTCCCGTTCAACGCGGTCGTGGCGAACGCGCTGTCGTCGTTCCGCGAAGCCTTCCCCGCCGTGCGGCTCAACCTGGCCGAAATGCCGCGCGGCGAGCAGCTGGAGCGGCTGCGCGAGGAACGGCTCGACGTCGGCTTCATCCGCGGGCTCGGCGAGCCGCCGATCACCCCGATGATGGTCGCGACGCCCTTGTTCGACGAGCCGCTGATGCTCGCCATGCGCAGCGATCATCCGCTGGCGACGCGGCGGCGCGCGCCATCGATCGCCGATCTGCGCGACGAAGCCTTCGTCCTCTACGGATCGGATCATGGCGCGGGCTTCAACGAGCATCTCGACGAACTGTGCGCCAAGGCCGGCTTCACCCCGCGCGTCGTGCAGGAGGCCGCGGGCCTGACGACCCTGCTGGGCCTCGTCGCGGTGGGGATGGGCATTACGGTCATTACGCGCTCGCTTGCGGCGCTGCATCCCGACAATATCATATTCCGCGAACTGGCCGGCCAGCAGGTGTTGAGCAGCCTGTGGCTGGTGCGGCGCAGGAATCTGTCGACGGCCGCGCGTCGGTTCGTCGATCTGGTGGAGACGGGGCACGCGACGCACAGGGGGGATTAG
- a CDS encoding efflux RND transporter permease subunit: MTAIVRIALTRPLTFIVMALLILIGGTISALRTPVDIFPEIKIPVVAVVWGYAGLPPSEMEGRIIGNHERVLTTTVNDIEHIESQSMQGIGVIKIFFQPGADIRTATAQVTSVSQTVLRNMPPGVNPPLVLNYNASTVPILQLALSGQGLTEQQLFDLGQNQIRPQLVTIPGAAMPFPSGGRQRQIQIDIDPVALQTNGLSAQDVANAVAAQNQINPAGFAKIGIFQYSIRLNNAPSSIEELNNLPIKVVNGATIYMRDVAHVRDGSAPQTNVVHVDGHRSALLTVLKNGATSTIAIVQGVKDKIPELMAGLPPTLKVLPIGDQSLFVKAALEGVVKEGAIAAALTSLMILLFLGSWRSTVIIAISIPLAVLAAIAALAMFGQTLNVMTLGGLALAVGILVDDATVTIENINWHLEQGKGVVPAILDGAAQIVTPAFVSLLCICIVFVPMFALPGVAGFLFVPMALSVVFAMIASFILSRTLVPTMAMYLLKPHDTHGHSHEAGSPTSTNPLVRFQREFEARFEKVRAGYGDLLGRALGARKPFIIGFLAVVLISFVLVPFLGRNFFPTVDSGQMMLHVRAPIGSRIENTSAEFDRIQRFIRRTLPAGEIETIIDNIGLPVSGINVVYNNSGTVGPQDGDILISLKEGHAPTEEHMATLRRELPKAFPAFTFSFLPADITSQILNFGSPAPIDIQVSGRNIAANRAYATKILKGIRGIPGVADARIQQSARYPQLDVDVNRSRIGQFGLTERDVTNSVATTLAGTLQTAPVFYLNPQNGITYPVVGQTPEYQIDSVASLSNIPVAGPAGTGGQQVLGGIADIKRSSTAAVASHYNIQPVIDIYAAPAGRDLGAVSSDIARVIKRLEKDKPAGITVTMRGQYQTMNAAFSGLGYGLLGAIVLIYLLIVVNFQSWLDPFVIITALPAALAGIVWMLFSTGTTLSVPALTGAIMCMGVATANSILVVSFARERLAELGDATKAALEAGMVRFRPVLMTALAMIIGMAPMAFGLGEGGEQNAPLGRAVIGGLAFATIATLLFVPVVFAVVHSRRASKPSEPELAHA; this comes from the coding sequence ATGACCGCCATCGTCCGGATCGCGCTTACGCGACCGCTGACGTTCATCGTGATGGCGCTGCTGATCCTGATCGGCGGCACGATTTCGGCGTTGCGCACGCCGGTGGACATCTTTCCCGAAATCAAGATTCCCGTCGTCGCGGTGGTGTGGGGCTATGCCGGCCTGCCGCCGTCGGAGATGGAAGGCCGCATCATCGGCAATCACGAACGCGTGCTGACGACGACGGTCAACGATATCGAACATATCGAAAGCCAGTCGATGCAGGGCATCGGCGTGATCAAGATCTTCTTCCAGCCGGGCGCCGACATCCGCACCGCGACCGCGCAGGTCACGTCGGTGTCGCAGACGGTGCTTCGCAACATGCCGCCGGGCGTCAATCCGCCGCTGGTGCTGAACTATAACGCGTCGACCGTGCCGATCCTGCAGCTGGCCTTGTCGGGGCAGGGGCTGACCGAACAGCAATTGTTCGATCTGGGCCAGAACCAGATCCGGCCGCAGCTGGTGACGATCCCCGGCGCCGCTATGCCCTTCCCGTCGGGCGGACGGCAGCGTCAGATCCAGATCGATATCGATCCGGTCGCGCTGCAGACCAACGGCCTGTCGGCGCAGGACGTCGCCAATGCCGTCGCCGCGCAGAACCAGATCAATCCGGCCGGCTTCGCGAAGATCGGCATCTTCCAGTACAGCATCCGTCTGAACAACGCGCCGTCCTCGATCGAGGAACTCAACAACCTGCCGATCAAGGTGGTGAACGGCGCGACGATCTACATGCGCGACGTCGCCCACGTCCGTGACGGCAGCGCACCGCAGACCAACGTCGTCCATGTCGACGGGCATCGCTCCGCGCTGCTGACCGTGCTGAAGAATGGCGCGACCTCGACGATCGCGATCGTTCAGGGGGTGAAGGACAAGATCCCCGAACTGATGGCGGGCCTGCCGCCGACGCTCAAGGTGCTGCCGATCGGCGATCAGTCGCTGTTCGTGAAGGCGGCATTGGAGGGCGTGGTGAAGGAAGGCGCGATCGCGGCCGCGCTCACCTCGTTGATGATCCTGCTGTTCCTGGGTTCGTGGCGGTCGACCGTGATCATCGCGATCTCGATCCCGCTGGCGGTGCTGGCGGCGATCGCGGCGCTGGCGATGTTCGGGCAGACTCTGAACGTGATGACGCTGGGCGGCCTCGCGCTCGCGGTCGGCATCCTCGTCGACGACGCGACGGTGACGATCGAAAACATCAACTGGCATCTCGAACAGGGCAAGGGCGTCGTGCCCGCGATCCTCGACGGCGCGGCGCAGATCGTGACGCCGGCCTTCGTGTCGCTGCTGTGCATCTGCATCGTGTTCGTGCCGATGTTCGCGCTGCCGGGGGTCGCGGGCTTCCTGTTCGTGCCGATGGCGCTGTCGGTGGTGTTCGCGATGATCGCATCGTTCATCCTGTCGCGCACCCTGGTGCCGACGATGGCGATGTATCTGCTCAAGCCACACGACACGCACGGCCACAGCCATGAGGCGGGGTCGCCCACGTCGACCAACCCGCTGGTCCGTTTCCAGCGCGAGTTCGAGGCGCGCTTCGAAAAGGTCCGCGCGGGCTATGGCGATCTGCTCGGCCGTGCGCTGGGCGCGCGCAAGCCGTTCATCATCGGCTTCCTGGCCGTGGTGTTGATCAGCTTCGTGCTGGTGCCGTTCCTGGGCCGCAACTTCTTCCCGACGGTCGATTCCGGGCAGATGATGCTCCACGTCCGCGCGCCGATCGGTTCGCGTATCGAAAATACCTCGGCCGAGTTCGATCGGATCCAGCGTTTCATCCGCCGCACCCTGCCGGCGGGCGAGATCGAGACGATCATCGACAATATCGGCCTGCCGGTCAGCGGCATCAACGTCGTCTATAACAATTCGGGCACGGTCGGCCCGCAGGACGGCGACATCCTGATCTCCCTGAAGGAAGGCCATGCACCGACCGAGGAGCATATGGCGACTCTGCGCCGTGAACTGCCTAAGGCATTCCCGGCCTTCACCTTCTCCTTCCTGCCCGCCGATATCACCAGCCAGATCCTGAACTTCGGTTCGCCGGCGCCGATCGATATCCAGGTGTCGGGCCGCAACATCGCGGCGAACCGCGCTTATGCGACGAAGATCCTGAAGGGCATTCGCGGCATTCCGGGCGTCGCCGATGCGCGCATCCAGCAATCGGCGCGCTATCCGCAGCTCGATGTCGACGTGAACCGTTCGCGCATCGGCCAGTTCGGCCTCACCGAGCGGGACGTGACCAACAGCGTCGCGACCACGCTGGCCGGAACGTTGCAGACCGCGCCGGTCTTCTATCTGAACCCGCAGAACGGCATCACCTATCCGGTCGTCGGCCAGACGCCCGAATATCAGATCGATTCGGTCGCCAGCCTTTCGAACATCCCGGTCGCCGGTCCCGCGGGCACGGGCGGGCAGCAGGTTCTGGGCGGCATTGCGGACATCAAGCGGTCGAGCACCGCCGCCGTCGCCAGCCACTATAATATCCAGCCCGTGATCGACATCTACGCCGCCCCCGCGGGCCGCGATCTGGGCGCGGTGTCCAGCGACATCGCCAGGGTCATCAAGCGGCTGGAAAAGGATAAGCCGGCGGGCATCACCGTCACGATGCGTGGACAGTATCAGACGATGAACGCGGCCTTCTCCGGCCTTGGCTACGGCCTGCTCGGCGCGATCGTGCTGATCTATCTGCTGATCGTCGTGAACTTCCAGAGCTGGCTCGATCCGTTCGTGATCATCACGGCCCTTCCCGCCGCGCTGGCCGGGATCGTGTGGATGCTGTTCAGCACGGGCACGACCCTGTCGGTCCCGGCGCTGACCGGCGCGATCATGTGCATGGGTGTCGCGACCGCCAACTCGATCCTGGTCGTCAGTTTCGCCCGCGAACGGCTCGCCGAACTGGGCGACGCGACCAAGGCCGCGCTGGAGGCGGGCATGGTCCGCTTCCGCCCGGTGTTGATGACCGCGCTCGCGATGATCATCGGCATGGCGCCGATGGCCTTCGGTCTGGGCGAGGGTGGTGAGCAGAACGCCCCGCTCGGCCGCGCCGTGATCGGCGGGCTTGCCTTCGCCACCATTGCCACGCTTCTCTTCGTCCCCGTCGTCTTCGCGGTCGTTCATTCGCGCCGCGCGTCCAAGCCTTCCGAACCGGAACTCGCCCATGCCTGA
- a CDS encoding efflux RND transporter periplasmic adaptor subunit has product MTDNSSSRPDPVDDASVPGATPPAAPPVDETEGKSNTRKRAFLILGVVVLLGLIAWGVHAIFFAGDVQETDDAYVAGDIVAITSREPATVLAIHADNTEGVKAGDPLIDLDPAQSDVSLAQAGAELARAVRSVRSNFSAVDEGKAAVAQAQAELAKARNDLGRRQRAAADGAVSGEEVAHARDAVTTANAALQLAQSRLAQARTSVQGASVETNPAVLAAIARYRTAAISRGHMHLTAPVDGVIAQRSVQLGQQVAPGTPLMAVVPLDKVWIDANFRETQLRNIRIGQPATVTADVYGDDAVYHGHVIGLGAGTGNAFALLPPQNASGNWIKIVQRLPVRIALNPKELREHPLRIGMSVMAEVDVTDRSGPLLAQPASGGFQSKQSDALGAGVEADIQRIIAANRGTGR; this is encoded by the coding sequence ATGACCGACAACAGCTCCAGCCGTCCCGATCCCGTGGATGATGCTTCCGTGCCCGGCGCGACGCCCCCCGCCGCCCCGCCCGTCGATGAAACCGAAGGCAAGTCGAACACACGCAAGCGCGCCTTCCTGATCCTGGGGGTCGTCGTCCTGCTCGGGCTGATCGCCTGGGGCGTCCATGCGATCTTCTTCGCGGGCGACGTGCAGGAAACCGACGACGCTTATGTCGCGGGCGACATCGTCGCGATCACGAGCCGTGAGCCCGCGACCGTGCTGGCGATCCACGCCGACAATACCGAGGGCGTGAAGGCGGGCGATCCGTTGATCGACCTCGATCCCGCGCAGTCCGACGTGTCGCTGGCGCAGGCCGGCGCCGAACTCGCCCGCGCCGTCCGCTCGGTCCGGTCGAACTTCTCGGCGGTCGACGAAGGCAAGGCCGCCGTCGCGCAGGCGCAGGCCGAACTCGCCAAGGCGCGCAACGACCTTGGCCGCCGCCAGCGCGCGGCCGCCGATGGCGCGGTTTCGGGCGAAGAGGTCGCGCATGCCCGCGACGCCGTGACCACCGCGAACGCCGCACTCCAGCTCGCGCAGAGCCGGCTCGCCCAGGCGCGCACCAGCGTGCAGGGCGCCAGTGTCGAGACCAACCCCGCCGTCCTGGCCGCCATCGCGCGCTATCGCACCGCGGCCATTTCGCGCGGGCACATGCACCTGACCGCGCCGGTCGACGGCGTGATCGCGCAGCGCAGCGTCCAGCTGGGCCAGCAGGTCGCGCCGGGCACGCCGCTGATGGCGGTCGTCCCGCTCGACAAGGTGTGGATCGACGCCAACTTCCGCGAGACCCAGCTGCGCAACATCCGCATCGGCCAGCCTGCGACCGTCACCGCCGACGTCTATGGCGACGATGCGGTCTATCACGGCCATGTGATCGGCCTGGGCGCCGGGACCGGCAACGCCTTCGCGCTGCTGCCGCCGCAGAATGCCAGCGGCAACTGGATCAAGATCGTCCAGCGTCTGCCCGTCCGCATCGCGCTCAACCCGAAGGAACTGCGCGAGCATCCGTTACGGATCGGCATGTCGGTGATGGCCGAGGTCGACGTGACCGATCGTTCGGGTCCGCTGCTCGCGCAGCCCGCATCGGGCGGCTTCCAGAGCAAGCAGAGCGATGCACTGGGCGCCGGCGTCGAAGCCGATATCCAGCGCATCATCGCCGCCAACCGCGGTACGGGCCGGTAA
- a CDS encoding MarR family winged helix-turn-helix transcriptional regulator, whose product MRDPFYSKADFVPERSIGYLVHRLKKLGTARAEAMFADQDINLSQWIAMFHIRHRLAITAGEISKCLGHNSGAVTRMLDQLDERGLIVRIRDKADRRVVNLETTEAGQEMLDRLTPIMMDLWNDHLSIFTRDEAETLISLLHRLLGTLDDEDNKA is encoded by the coding sequence ATGCGCGACCCCTTCTACAGCAAAGCCGATTTCGTCCCCGAACGCTCGATCGGTTATCTCGTCCACCGGCTGAAAAAGCTGGGGACGGCGCGCGCCGAGGCGATGTTCGCCGATCAGGATATCAACCTGTCCCAGTGGATCGCGATGTTCCACATCCGCCATCGGCTGGCGATCACCGCGGGCGAGATTTCCAAATGTCTCGGCCACAATAGCGGCGCCGTCACGCGCATGCTCGACCAGCTCGACGAACGCGGGCTGATCGTCCGCATCCGCGACAAGGCCGATCGTCGCGTCGTCAATCTTGAGACGACCGAGGCTGGTCAGGAAATGCTCGATCGGCTGACCCCGATCATGATGGATCTTTGGAACGACCATCTTTCGATTTTCACACGAGACGAAGCCGAAACGCTGATATCCCTGCTTCACCGGCTGCTCGGCACCCTCGACGACGAGGACAACAAGGCATGA
- a CDS encoding glutaminase, with product MTGGLDLDAILGEIAADMAREEDRGKVADYIPGLAGVDPRHFGIAVVLADGSMHVAGDADVPFSIQSISKVFALTIALGKVGDQLWRRVGHEPSGSAFNSIVQLEAEHGIPRNPFINAGAIVVSDVILGGSRPTEAIGEILRFTRHLASDESIRIDEDVAKGEKETGFRNMALANYMRAFGNLDHAAEDVLQVYFNQCALSMTCRQLAMAGRYLMAGGAHPDTGHNVVSALRARRINALMMMCGHYDGSGEFSFRVGMPGKSGVGGGILAVVPGIASLAVWSPGLNDRGNSQLGALALQQLAVATGWSVLNPREMAVSS from the coding sequence ATGACGGGGGGGCTCGATCTCGACGCGATCCTTGGCGAAATCGCCGCCGACATGGCGCGCGAGGAGGATCGCGGCAAAGTCGCCGACTATATTCCGGGCCTGGCCGGGGTCGATCCGCGCCACTTCGGCATCGCCGTGGTGCTGGCGGACGGCAGCATGCACGTCGCGGGCGACGCCGACGTGCCTTTCTCGATCCAGTCGATATCGAAGGTGTTCGCGCTGACGATCGCGCTGGGCAAGGTCGGCGATCAGCTGTGGCGGCGCGTGGGGCATGAGCCTTCGGGCTCCGCCTTCAACTCGATCGTGCAGTTGGAGGCCGAGCATGGCATTCCGCGCAACCCGTTCATCAATGCGGGCGCGATCGTGGTCAGCGACGTGATCCTGGGCGGCAGCCGCCCGACCGAGGCGATCGGCGAGATATTGCGCTTCACCCGGCATCTGGCGAGCGACGAGAGCATCCGCATCGACGAGGATGTCGCGAAGGGGGAGAAGGAGACCGGCTTCCGCAACATGGCGCTCGCCAATTATATGCGCGCCTTCGGCAATCTCGATCACGCCGCCGAAGACGTGCTGCAGGTCTATTTCAACCAGTGCGCGCTTTCGATGACTTGCCGGCAACTGGCGATGGCGGGGCGGTATCTGATGGCGGGCGGGGCGCATCCCGATACCGGGCACAATGTCGTCTCCGCGCTCCGCGCGCGGCGGATCAACGCGCTGATGATGATGTGCGGCCATTATGACGGATCGGGCGAATTCTCCTTCCGCGTCGGCATGCCCGGCAAGTCGGGGGTCGGCGGCGGCATTTTGGCGGTGGTGCCGGGAATCGCTTCGCTCGCGGTCTGGTCCCCCGGCCTCAACGATCGCGGCAATTCGCAACTGGGCGCGCTTGCCCTCCAGCAGCTCGCCGTCGCGACCGGCTGGTCGGTGCTCAACCCCCGAGAAATGGCGGTTTCTTCCTAA